The genomic stretch GTATTCTCCTTTTTTTGCAAGAAGTTCTTCATGTTTACCTTGTTCTACAATTTCCCCTTTTTTAAGTACCACAATTTTATCTGCTTTTTGAATAGTAGACAATCTGTGTGCAATTACTAAAGATGTTCTGTTTTGCATCATTTTTTCTAAAGCTAATTGAACTAGTTGTTCAGATTCTGTATCTAGGGCAGAAGTAGCTTCATCTAAAATCATTATTGGCGGATTTTTTAAAACGGCTCTAGCAATAGACAAACGCTGTTTTTGTCCGCCAGAAAGCGTATTACCACTATCACCAATATTAGTATCGTATTTTTCGGGTAAATTTTGAATAAACTCATCTGCATTTGCAATTTTTGCAGCTTCTAATATTGCCGAATCTGTGGCGTCTTGAGTTCCTAACTTTATATTATTAGCTATTGTATCATTAAAAAGAATTGAATCTTGAGAAACAATTCCCATTAAATCTCTTAAAGATTTTTTAGTGATATTTTTAATGTTGTTATTGTCCAATAAAACTTCACCTTTATTTACATCATAAAAACGAGTTATTAGGTTTGCTAATGTAGATTTTCCGCTACCAGATTGTCCAACCAAAGCAACTGTTTCTCCTTTATTAATAGTTAAAGAAAAATCTTTTAAAACATAATCGTCTTTATATTTAAATGAAATGTTTTTAAATTCAATTTCTGAAGAAAAAGCATTTTTTTGCAGAGCATTTGGTATATCTTTTATACTATTTTCAGTATTTAAAACAGACATAATTCTTTCTGCAGAAGCTTCACCCTTTTGTATGTTATAAAAAGTGGTTGTAATTAATTTTATAGGATTTAAAACAGTATAAAACAAAACAATATAACCCATAAATTCATCAGGTTTTAGAGAGCTTTTGTTAGACAAAACCTCTGTACCACCATACCAAAGAATCGCAATTATTGTTGCAGACCCTAAAAACTCGCTCATAGGAGATGCTAATGTTTGTCGATGAATTACATTAGTCATCAACTCCTTAAACTTTAAAGTTGAGTTTTTAAATTTATTTGCAATAACATTTTCTGCGTTAAAGCCTTTAATAATTCTTAAACCTGTTAAGGTTTCTTCTATAAATGATAAAAAATTACCAGTTTCTTTTTGAGCTTTAATAGAATTTGCTTTTAGCTTTTTACTTATTGAAGAAATTATAAAACCAGAAACAGGTAGTAAAATAAAAACAAATAAGGTTAATTTAACGCTCATAAAAAGCATTAAAGAAATAGCAATAATTACCGTTAAAGGTTCTCTAACAATTGTTTCTATAGAAGTTAATATAGAATTTTCAACCTCTTGAACATCAGAAGTCATTCTAGCAATAATGTCTCCTTTTCTTTTTTCAGAAAAATACGAAACAGGTAACTCTACAATTTTATGATATAAATTGTCTCTTAAATCTTTTACAACACCTGTCCTTAAAAATGTAATTACATACGATGCTAAATATCTAAATAAGTTTTTTAGAAAAAACAAAGAAATAGCCAAAAGGCAAATAAAAACTAATGTTTTTATATTGCCTTCGTTTTCTATTTTTTCTGAAATAAAATGATAAAAACTTTCTTTTAAAAAGTCTCCAATTTTAGTAATTCCTTGGTAAGTAGGTTTTTTTAAAACTTCTTTGTTTGTGCTAAAAAGTATACCTAATACCGGAATAAATGCTAATACAGAAAGTACATTAAAAATAGCATAAAGTATATTAAAAAGTATATTTAAAACTGTAAATTTTCTATACTTCTTTTCGTATTTTAAAATGTCCTTAAAATATCCCATTAATTTAATTTCATTTCTTTAATAATTCGTTGAATTTTAGCATCTAATTCAGCTTCTACTTTTTCTGCATTTTCTTTTGTATCAAGAGAAGAATTTACACTAAAGTAAAATTTAATTTTAGGCTCTGTTCCACTTGGTCTAGCCGCAATTCTTGTTCCGTTTGCTGTTTGATAAATTAAAACATTAGATTTTGGTATGTTAATTTTAGATACCTCACCAGTAATTAAGTTCTTTTTAGTTGAAGCTTGATAATCTGATAAAGATTCTACTTTTTCGCCATCAATTTCTGATAAAGGATTATTACGCATGTCGCTTAACATTTGCTGAATTTCTGCGGCTCCATCCATTCCTTTTTTAACAATAGAAATTAAATGTTCTTTATAGAATTTATTATCAACATAAATATTTAATAATTCTTCGTAGAAAGAGCTACCATTTTGTTTTGCGTAAGCAGCAATTTCACAAGCTAATAATGTAGCCGTAACTGCATCTTTATCTCTTACGAAGCCGCCAACCATGTATCCGAAACTTTCTTCTCCACCACCAATAAAATCAAGTTCTGGAAAATCTTTCACCATTTTGGCAATCCATTTAAAACCTGTTAAACCAATTTTAGTTTCAACATTATAATTTGCAGCTACGTCGTTAACCAATTCAGTAGAAACAATAGTAGAACCTACAAATTGTTTACCGTTCATTTTACCTTCTTCTTTCCATTTCTTTAAAAGGAATTCAGTCATTAAAACCATAGTTTGGTTACCATTTAATAACTTCATTTTGCCGTTAGTATCTCTAACTGCAACACCTAATCTGTCGCAATCAGGATCTGTACCAATAACAATATCAGCATCTATCTTATTAGCCAAATCTGTAGCCATTTTTAAGGCTTCTGGTTCTTCTGGGTTCGGAGATTTTACCGTTGGAAAATCGCCATTAGGAACTCTTTGTTCTTCTACGATATGAACATCTGTATACCCAGCTTTAGCCAAAGCATCTGGCACAGATACAATAGAAGTACCGTGTAAAGAAGTAAAAACAATTTTTAAATTATCTCTATTGATATTTTCTGCTAAAGAGCCATTTTTTACTGATGCTTCAATAAAAACAGCGTCAACATTTTTACCAATTGTTTCAATTAAATCTTCGTTAGCATCAAAATTAATTTCAGAAAAATCTAAAGCGTTTACTTTGCCAATAATTCCGCCATCATGCGGAGGTACAATTTGTCCGCCATCTGCCCAATATACTTTGTAACCATTATATTCTGGCGGATTGTGAGACGCAGTTAATACTATACCCGCATCACAATCTAAATGTCTTACAGCAAAAGATAATTCTGGTGTTGGTCTTAAATCTTCGAACAAGAATACTTTTATGTTATTTGCAGATAAAACGTCTGATACGATTTTAGCAAACTTTTTACTGTTATGTCTACAATCATAAGCAATTACTACTTTTATTTGCTCTTTATTTACGTTTTCAATTAAGTAATTAGACAAACCTTGTGTTGCTCTACCTAATGTATATTTGTTTATTCTATTGGTTCCTGCGCCCATTACACCACGCATTCCACCAGTACCAAACTCCATGTCTTTGTAAAAACTATCAGTTAATTCAGATGAGTTTTCACTAATTAATTTCTGAATTTGATCTTGTGTTTCTTTATCGAATGTAGGTGTTAACCATTGTTTTGCTTTTTCTAATATTTCGCTCATTTTGGTTTGATTTTTAATTGATACTTAATTACAAATATACAGTTAGAAATTTAGTTTTTCTTTAATTGAGTAGTGTTTTTCATTGGTTTTGGTTTTTATAATAAGTTCACCTATAAAACCAGCTAAAAATAATAAGGTTCCTAATATCATAGAAGTTAGTGCAATGTAAAACCAAGGATTATCTGTTACTAAGATGGTTTTGATGCCATTAAAAACTTTATATAATTTAACTGCACCAATATAAAATGCGGTTGTTGTACCAAATAAAAACATAAAAGTTCCCCAAAGTCCAAAAAAGTGCATTGGTCTTTTGCCGAATTTAGAAAGGAATGAGATTGTAATTAAATCTAAAAATCCGTTAACAAATCTGTCCATTCCAAACTTTGTTTCTCCGTATTTTCTTGCTTGGTGTTGTACAACTTTTTCTCCAATTTTTGTAAAACCTTCATTTTTAGCTAAAACAGGAATGTATCTGTGCATTTCTCCGCTAACTTTTACCGATTTAATAACTTCATTCTTATAAGCTTTTAATCCACAATTAAAATCGTGTAATTTTAAGCCAGATGTTTTTCTTGCAGCAGCATTAAAAAGTTTTGAAGGAATATTTTTAGTAACAACGTTGTCGTAACGTTTCTTTTTCCACCCAGAAATTAGGTCGAAATCTTCTTTAATTATAAGATTATACAATTCTGGTATTTCTTCTGGATTGTCTTGTAAATCAGCATCCATAGTAATCACAACAGCACCCTTTGCCATTTCAAAACCAGCGTCTAAAGCCTGAGATTTCCCATAATTTTTTTGAAAACGAATTCCTTTAACAGGTTCGTGTTCTTTGGCTAGTTTTTCTATAGTTTTCCAAGAAGCATCTGTACTACCATCATCAATAAAAATTACTTCATATAAATAACAATTGGATTGCATAACTTTTGCAATCCAATTGTATAATTCATCTAAAGATTCTTCTTCGTTAAGAAGTGGTATTACTACCGAAATATCCATATTTAATATATAATGTTATAAGTTGTAAAATTAAACTTATAAATTTAAAATTTAGTAAGTTTCTTCTTCAGATTTTTTCATGATTGCTGCAGCAATTGCAGAAACTATAAAACCACCGATTGCACTACCAATAATTGCAAAAGCAGCAATTATACCAGGAGATTGAAAGTTTTTACTCATTTCATTTGCAGCTTCTATTTGCTCATCTGTCATTCCTTGGTCTAGCATTGTTTGGTTTTGCACTTCCATCATTTGATTCATAAAATCTGGCTCTAAAAAAGTCATAAACAAATAACTATAAATAACACCAATTAAACCTGCTACTATTGCTACACCAACACCAACTTTAACACCTTGTCCCCATGATAAGAAACCACCATTAGCTTCTTTATATTTTTTTATAGACACTAAAATAAAACCAATTAATAATGCACCTTGTAGTATAGATACAGACCAATGAGGGTTCAAGTGCATACCCATTGCATAAATGGTTAAATTTACTAGAACTCCTGCTATACCTAAAATTAGTCCATAGTTTAGAATAATACTTTTACTGTTTGCTTGATTGTCCATTTGTTTTTTTGATTAGTTAGTTATACAAATATATTCATTTCGATGAGATAGTATAAAATTTTAATTTTTTTTTATATTTCTATCGCAACAATATATTAGTATTCAGTAATTTAAAAATGTTACAAAAAAATTAATAAAATTTTAATTGTTTTAATCAAAATAGATTGTAAATTTGCATCGGCAAGTTCTACACAACTAGCTCCCTTTGAATCCTCCAGGGCGGGAACGCAGCAAAGGTATTAGGTTGTAGCGGTGTGATGTAGGTAGCTTGCCATTTTTTGTACCCGATAGTTTCTTACAAATACTTCTTTTAACTTTACACAATTACTTTTCTAATTTTTAGATTGCTTGGTTTACTTTTTAGATATTTGCAGCAAATTAAAAGATTACTTTTAAGAATGTAATCTGTTGTAAGTATTAAAATATGTCTAAAATAGTATTAGTTACCGGTGCATCTTCTGGTATTGGTAAAGCAATTGCTACTTTTTTATCTGAAAAAGGTTATAAAGTTTATGGTACAAGTAGAAACCCAAAAAATGAGCAAGATTTTTCTTTTGAATTAATTGCTTTGGATGTTTTAAAAATTGAAACGATAAAAACGGCAGTTTCTAGTATCATACAAAAAGAAGGCAGAATAGATATTTTAGTAAATAATGCTGGTATTGGTGTTACAGGACCTATAGAAGAAACGCCAACAGATGAAATGCGAAACGCCTTTAACACAAATTTCTTTGGTGCTATCGATGTAATTAAAACAGTTTTACCTTTTATGCGTAAGCAAAAATTTGGTGTTATTATTAACACAACTTCGATTGCTGGTTATATGGGTTTACCGTTTAGAGGAATTTATTCGTCTTCTAAAGGTGCATTAGAATTGGTAACGGAAGCGACAAGAATGGAGGTAAAAAGATTCGGAATTAATATTGTAAATATTGCACCAGGAGATTTTGCAACAGATATAATTTCTAGAAGATACCATACGCCACTTTTTAAAGATTCTGTGTACAAAGAAAATTACAAAGCTAATTTAGATTTAATGGATGCGCATGTAGACACAGGTAAAGATCCTATAGAAATGGCTAAAAAAGTGTATAAAATTATCAATACAAAAAATCCTAAAATACATTATAAAGTAGGCGGAACTTTAGAGAAATTCTCTATTGTATTAAAACGAATTTTGCCAGATACTTGGTTCGAAAAATTATTAATGAATCATTATAAATTGTAATATTACTGTTTATAACTAGTAATAAAATATAGTTTTCGATTGAACAGAAATTATATTCAACTAACTATATTTGCGTTAGGGATTGAAGCTTTGTTTGAGCTCTTTTGTGAAGTATAGACAAAAAGCGAGTGCGTAAAGCCCGCTCGAACGCCCAAAAAAATAGAACACAACTAAAATAAAATAGATACAAATGAAATTTTTTATTGACACAGCAAATTTAGAGCAAATTAAAGAAGCGCAGGCTTTGGGTATTTTAGACGGAGTTACAACAAACCCATCTTTAATGGCTAAAGAAGGAATTACAGGAGAAGACAACATTATTAACCATTATAAAGAAATTTGTGAGTTGGTAGATGGTGATGTTTCTGCAGAAGTTATTTCTACAGATTTCGATGGTATGGTGAAAGAAGGTGAAGCTTTGGCTGCTTTAAATCCGCAGATTGTGGTAAAATTACCAATGATTAAAGACGGTGTAAAAGCGTGTAAATATTTTTCTTCTAAAGGAATTAAAACAAACGTTACTTTAGTTTTTTCTGCAGGACAAGCTTTATTGGCTGCTAAAGCAGGTGCAACTTACGTATCGCCTTTTATTGGTAGATTAGATGATATTTCTACAGATGGTTTAAACCTAATTGCAGAAATTCGTCATATATATGATAATTATGGTTTCGAAACAGAAATTTTAGCAGCTTCTGTGCGTCATACAATGCATATTATAGATTGTGCAAAATTAGGTTCTGATGTAATGACAGGTCCTTTAAGCGCTATCGAAGGATTGTTAAGACACCCATTAACAGATAGTGGTTTAGCTAAGTTTTTAGCAGATTACCAAAAAGGAAACTAATCGACATAGTTGATTTTACATAAAATTAGTCAGAAAGTAGAAAAGTTATTTTTTACTTTCTGGCTTTTTTGTCTTTATTCACTTTTGTACTTCGTAACTTTGCTACTTTGTAATTTATAGTAATGTATCCAAAAAAAGAACTCGCACAAATTGTAATATCTGCATGTAATCAATTCGAAATTGATACTGTTGTTATATCACCAGGTTCAAGAAACGCACCTTTAACTGTTGGTTTTTCTAATCATAAAGAAATTGAAACTTTAAGTGTAGTAGATGAGCGTTGTGCTGCTTTTTTTGCTTTAGGTATTGCGCAACAAACTCAAAAACCTGTTGCAGTTTTATGTACATCTGGCTCTGCATTATTAAATTATTATCCTGCAATAGCAGAAGCTTTTTATAGCAATATACCTTTGGTGGTAATTTCTGCGGATAGACCAAAGCATTTAATTGATATTGGTGATGGCCAAACAATCCGTCAAGAAAATGTTTTCGAAAATCATATTTTATTTTCTGCAAACTTAATCGAAAACGAAAAGTTTAAAACCAGAAATTCTCAATTAATTGGCGAAGCTTTACAAACAGCAGTTTCTAAGCAAGGTCCGGTGCATATAAATGTGCCTTTTGATGAGCCTTTGTATGAAACAGTTTCTGAATTAAAAGAATATCA from Polaribacter marinaquae encodes the following:
- a CDS encoding ABC transporter ATP-binding protein, with translation MGYFKDILKYEKKYRKFTVLNILFNILYAIFNVLSVLAFIPVLGILFSTNKEVLKKPTYQGITKIGDFLKESFYHFISEKIENEGNIKTLVFICLLAISLFFLKNLFRYLASYVITFLRTGVVKDLRDNLYHKIVELPVSYFSEKRKGDIIARMTSDVQEVENSILTSIETIVREPLTVIIAISLMLFMSVKLTLFVFILLPVSGFIISSISKKLKANSIKAQKETGNFLSFIEETLTGLRIIKGFNAENVIANKFKNSTLKFKELMTNVIHRQTLASPMSEFLGSATIIAILWYGGTEVLSNKSSLKPDEFMGYIVLFYTVLNPIKLITTTFYNIQKGEASAERIMSVLNTENSIKDIPNALQKNAFSSEIEFKNISFKYKDDYVLKDFSLTINKGETVALVGQSGSGKSTLANLITRFYDVNKGEVLLDNNNIKNITKKSLRDLMGIVSQDSILFNDTIANNIKLGTQDATDSAILEAAKIANADEFIQNLPEKYDTNIGDSGNTLSGGQKQRLSIARAVLKNPPIMILDEATSALDTESEQLVQLALEKMMQNRTSLVIAHRLSTIQKADKIVVLKKGEIVEQGKHEELLAKKGEYFKLVTMQSLS
- a CDS encoding phospho-sugar mutase; protein product: MSEILEKAKQWLTPTFDKETQDQIQKLISENSSELTDSFYKDMEFGTGGMRGVMGAGTNRINKYTLGRATQGLSNYLIENVNKEQIKVVIAYDCRHNSKKFAKIVSDVLSANNIKVFLFEDLRPTPELSFAVRHLDCDAGIVLTASHNPPEYNGYKVYWADGGQIVPPHDGGIIGKVNALDFSEINFDANEDLIETIGKNVDAVFIEASVKNGSLAENINRDNLKIVFTSLHGTSIVSVPDALAKAGYTDVHIVEEQRVPNGDFPTVKSPNPEEPEALKMATDLANKIDADIVIGTDPDCDRLGVAVRDTNGKMKLLNGNQTMVLMTEFLLKKWKEEGKMNGKQFVGSTIVSTELVNDVAANYNVETKIGLTGFKWIAKMVKDFPELDFIGGGEESFGYMVGGFVRDKDAVTATLLACEIAAYAKQNGSSFYEELLNIYVDNKFYKEHLISIVKKGMDGAAEIQQMLSDMRNNPLSEIDGEKVESLSDYQASTKKNLITGEVSKINIPKSNVLIYQTANGTRIAARPSGTEPKIKFYFSVNSSLDTKENAEKVEAELDAKIQRIIKEMKLN
- a CDS encoding glycosyltransferase family 2 protein is translated as MDISVVIPLLNEEESLDELYNWIAKVMQSNCYLYEVIFIDDGSTDASWKTIEKLAKEHEPVKGIRFQKNYGKSQALDAGFEMAKGAVVITMDADLQDNPEEIPELYNLIIKEDFDLISGWKKKRYDNVVTKNIPSKLFNAAARKTSGLKLHDFNCGLKAYKNEVIKSVKVSGEMHRYIPVLAKNEGFTKIGEKVVQHQARKYGETKFGMDRFVNGFLDLITISFLSKFGKRPMHFFGLWGTFMFLFGTTTAFYIGAVKLYKVFNGIKTILVTDNPWFYIALTSMILGTLLFLAGFIGELIIKTKTNEKHYSIKEKLNF
- a CDS encoding DUF4199 domain-containing protein → MDNQANSKSIILNYGLILGIAGVLVNLTIYAMGMHLNPHWSVSILQGALLIGFILVSIKKYKEANGGFLSWGQGVKVGVGVAIVAGLIGVIYSYLFMTFLEPDFMNQMMEVQNQTMLDQGMTDEQIEAANEMSKNFQSPGIIAAFAIIGSAIGGFIVSAIAAAIMKKSEEETY
- a CDS encoding SDR family oxidoreductase → MSKIVLVTGASSGIGKAIATFLSEKGYKVYGTSRNPKNEQDFSFELIALDVLKIETIKTAVSSIIQKEGRIDILVNNAGIGVTGPIEETPTDEMRNAFNTNFFGAIDVIKTVLPFMRKQKFGVIINTTSIAGYMGLPFRGIYSSSKGALELVTEATRMEVKRFGINIVNIAPGDFATDIISRRYHTPLFKDSVYKENYKANLDLMDAHVDTGKDPIEMAKKVYKIINTKNPKIHYKVGGTLEKFSIVLKRILPDTWFEKLLMNHYKL
- the fsa gene encoding fructose-6-phosphate aldolase, with the protein product MKFFIDTANLEQIKEAQALGILDGVTTNPSLMAKEGITGEDNIINHYKEICELVDGDVSAEVISTDFDGMVKEGEALAALNPQIVVKLPMIKDGVKACKYFSSKGIKTNVTLVFSAGQALLAAKAGATYVSPFIGRLDDISTDGLNLIAEIRHIYDNYGFETEILAASVRHTMHIIDCAKLGSDVMTGPLSAIEGLLRHPLTDSGLAKFLADYQKGN